In Falco biarmicus isolate bFalBia1 chromosome 5, bFalBia1.pri, whole genome shotgun sequence, a single genomic region encodes these proteins:
- the TMCC3 gene encoding transmembrane and coiled-coil domain protein 3 isoform X2 produces MLRKVERHDMNTLSLPLNIRRGGSDTNLNFDVPDGVLEFHKVKLSADSLKQKILKVTEQIKVEQTARDGNVAEYLKLVNSADKQQAGRIKQVFEKKNQKSAHSIAQLQKKLEQYHKKLKDIEQNGSSKTTKDTSKDNLKDIQHGKPRISGHGTESSKSGVPGVSLTPPVFVFSKSREFANLIRNKFGSADNIAHLKNTLDEFRPETSSRTYGGSATIVAKPKYVSDDECSSGTSGSADSNGNTSFGHAVASTLDSQGKLSMILEELREIKDTQSQLADDIENLKTQFKRDYGFISQMLQEERYRYERLEDQLNDLTDLHQHETANLKQELASIEEKVAYQAYERSRDVQEALESCQTRVSKLELHQQEQQAQQSETVNAKVLLGKCINVILAFMTVILVCVSTIAKFIAPMMKSRFHIICTFFAVTLLAIFCKNWDHIICAIERMIIPR; encoded by the exons GTGGAAAGACATGACATGAATACCCTGAGTTTACCACTTAACATTCGCCGTGGAGGCTCTGACACCAACCTGAACTTTGATGTACCAGATGGGGTCCTGGAATTTCACAAAGTCAAGCTCAGTGCAGATagcttgaaacagaaaatcctCAAGGTTACGGAACAAATCAAAGTTGAACAAACAGCTCGAGATGGGAATGTGGCTGAGTATTTGAAACTGGTAAACAGTGCAGACAAGCAACAGGCTGGGCGCATTAAACAAGTCTTTGAGAAAAAGAACCAGAAATCTGCCCACTCCATTGCCCAGCTGCAGAAGAAGTTGGAACAGTATCACAAAAAGCTCAAGGATATTGAACAAAATGGATCTTCCAAAACTACTAAGGATACATCCAAAGATAACCTGAAAGATATTCAGCATGGAAAGCCTCGTATCTCTGGACACGGAACAGAGAGCAGCAAGTCGGGTGTGCCAGGTGTATCTTTGACACCACctgtctttgttttcagcaaGTCTAGAGAGTTTGCAAACCTGATCCGAAACAAATTTGGTAGTGCAGACAACATTGCTCATCTCAAAAACACCTTGGATGAATTTcggccagaaacgagttctagAACGTATGGGGGAAGTGCCACCATTGTTGCCAAACCAAAATACGTTAGTGATGATGAATGCTCAAGCGGAACCTCTGGCTCAGCAGATAGTAATGGGAATACTTCCTTTGGTCATGCTGTGGCAAGTACCCTGGACAGTCAAGGAAAGCTTTCCATGATTTTGGAGGAACTAAGGGAAATCAAGGACACACAGTCCCAATTAGCTGATGATATCGagaatttaaaaacacaatttaaaagaGACTATGGCTTTATTTCTCAGATGTTACAAGAGGAAAGATatag ATACGAAAGATTGGAAGACCAGCTAAATGACCTGACCGACCTTCATCAACATGAAACAGCAAACTTGAAACAAGAGCTAGCCAGCATAGAGGAGAAAGTGGCGTATCAGGCGTATGAGCGGTCACGAGATGTTCAG GAAGCCTTAGAATCATGCCAGACCCGGGTTTCAAAGCTGGAGCTTCATCAGCAAGAACAGCAAGCACAGCAGTCTGAAACAGTTAATGCCAAAGTGCTCCTGGGGAAATGTATAAATGTTATCCTGGCCTTCATGACTGTCATCTTAGTATGCGTTTCTACTATTGCAAAGTTCATTGCTCCTATGATGAAGAGCCGTTTTCATATCATCTGCACTTTTTTCGCAGTGACGCTGCTGGCAATATTTTGTAAGAACTGGGATCATATAATTTGTGCCATAGAAAGGATGATTATACCAAGATAA
- the TMCC3 gene encoding transmembrane and coiled-coil domain protein 3 isoform X4, whose product MNTLSLPLNIRRGGSDTNLNFDVPDGVLEFHKVKLSADSLKQKILKVTEQIKVEQTARDGNVAEYLKLVNSADKQQAGRIKQVFEKKNQKSAHSIAQLQKKLEQYHKKLKDIEQNGSSKTTKDTSKDNLKDIQHGKPRISGHGTESSKSGVPGVSLTPPVFVFSKSREFANLIRNKFGSADNIAHLKNTLDEFRPETSSRTYGGSATIVAKPKYVSDDECSSGTSGSADSNGNTSFGHAVASTLDSQGKLSMILEELREIKDTQSQLADDIENLKTQFKRDYGFISQMLQEERYRYERLEDQLNDLTDLHQHETANLKQELASIEEKVAYQAYERSRDVQEALESCQTRVSKLELHQQEQQAQQSETVNAKVLLGKCINVILAFMTVILVCVSTIAKFIAPMMKSRFHIICTFFAVTLLAIFCKNWDHIICAIERMIIPR is encoded by the exons ATGAATACCCTGAGTTTACCACTTAACATTCGCCGTGGAGGCTCTGACACCAACCTGAACTTTGATGTACCAGATGGGGTCCTGGAATTTCACAAAGTCAAGCTCAGTGCAGATagcttgaaacagaaaatcctCAAGGTTACGGAACAAATCAAAGTTGAACAAACAGCTCGAGATGGGAATGTGGCTGAGTATTTGAAACTGGTAAACAGTGCAGACAAGCAACAGGCTGGGCGCATTAAACAAGTCTTTGAGAAAAAGAACCAGAAATCTGCCCACTCCATTGCCCAGCTGCAGAAGAAGTTGGAACAGTATCACAAAAAGCTCAAGGATATTGAACAAAATGGATCTTCCAAAACTACTAAGGATACATCCAAAGATAACCTGAAAGATATTCAGCATGGAAAGCCTCGTATCTCTGGACACGGAACAGAGAGCAGCAAGTCGGGTGTGCCAGGTGTATCTTTGACACCACctgtctttgttttcagcaaGTCTAGAGAGTTTGCAAACCTGATCCGAAACAAATTTGGTAGTGCAGACAACATTGCTCATCTCAAAAACACCTTGGATGAATTTcggccagaaacgagttctagAACGTATGGGGGAAGTGCCACCATTGTTGCCAAACCAAAATACGTTAGTGATGATGAATGCTCAAGCGGAACCTCTGGCTCAGCAGATAGTAATGGGAATACTTCCTTTGGTCATGCTGTGGCAAGTACCCTGGACAGTCAAGGAAAGCTTTCCATGATTTTGGAGGAACTAAGGGAAATCAAGGACACACAGTCCCAATTAGCTGATGATATCGagaatttaaaaacacaatttaaaagaGACTATGGCTTTATTTCTCAGATGTTACAAGAGGAAAGATatag ATACGAAAGATTGGAAGACCAGCTAAATGACCTGACCGACCTTCATCAACATGAAACAGCAAACTTGAAACAAGAGCTAGCCAGCATAGAGGAGAAAGTGGCGTATCAGGCGTATGAGCGGTCACGAGATGTTCAG GAAGCCTTAGAATCATGCCAGACCCGGGTTTCAAAGCTGGAGCTTCATCAGCAAGAACAGCAAGCACAGCAGTCTGAAACAGTTAATGCCAAAGTGCTCCTGGGGAAATGTATAAATGTTATCCTGGCCTTCATGACTGTCATCTTAGTATGCGTTTCTACTATTGCAAAGTTCATTGCTCCTATGATGAAGAGCCGTTTTCATATCATCTGCACTTTTTTCGCAGTGACGCTGCTGGCAATATTTTGTAAGAACTGGGATCATATAATTTGTGCCATAGAAAGGATGATTATACCAAGATAA
- the TMCC3 gene encoding transmembrane and coiled-coil domain protein 3 isoform X3 has product MVERHDMNTLSLPLNIRRGGSDTNLNFDVPDGVLEFHKVKLSADSLKQKILKVTEQIKVEQTARDGNVAEYLKLVNSADKQQAGRIKQVFEKKNQKSAHSIAQLQKKLEQYHKKLKDIEQNGSSKTTKDTSKDNLKDIQHGKPRISGHGTESSKSGVPGVSLTPPVFVFSKSREFANLIRNKFGSADNIAHLKNTLDEFRPETSSRTYGGSATIVAKPKYVSDDECSSGTSGSADSNGNTSFGHAVASTLDSQGKLSMILEELREIKDTQSQLADDIENLKTQFKRDYGFISQMLQEERYRYERLEDQLNDLTDLHQHETANLKQELASIEEKVAYQAYERSRDVQEALESCQTRVSKLELHQQEQQAQQSETVNAKVLLGKCINVILAFMTVILVCVSTIAKFIAPMMKSRFHIICTFFAVTLLAIFCKNWDHIICAIERMIIPR; this is encoded by the exons GTGGAAAGACATGACATGAATACCCTGAGTTTACCACTTAACATTCGCCGTGGAGGCTCTGACACCAACCTGAACTTTGATGTACCAGATGGGGTCCTGGAATTTCACAAAGTCAAGCTCAGTGCAGATagcttgaaacagaaaatcctCAAGGTTACGGAACAAATCAAAGTTGAACAAACAGCTCGAGATGGGAATGTGGCTGAGTATTTGAAACTGGTAAACAGTGCAGACAAGCAACAGGCTGGGCGCATTAAACAAGTCTTTGAGAAAAAGAACCAGAAATCTGCCCACTCCATTGCCCAGCTGCAGAAGAAGTTGGAACAGTATCACAAAAAGCTCAAGGATATTGAACAAAATGGATCTTCCAAAACTACTAAGGATACATCCAAAGATAACCTGAAAGATATTCAGCATGGAAAGCCTCGTATCTCTGGACACGGAACAGAGAGCAGCAAGTCGGGTGTGCCAGGTGTATCTTTGACACCACctgtctttgttttcagcaaGTCTAGAGAGTTTGCAAACCTGATCCGAAACAAATTTGGTAGTGCAGACAACATTGCTCATCTCAAAAACACCTTGGATGAATTTcggccagaaacgagttctagAACGTATGGGGGAAGTGCCACCATTGTTGCCAAACCAAAATACGTTAGTGATGATGAATGCTCAAGCGGAACCTCTGGCTCAGCAGATAGTAATGGGAATACTTCCTTTGGTCATGCTGTGGCAAGTACCCTGGACAGTCAAGGAAAGCTTTCCATGATTTTGGAGGAACTAAGGGAAATCAAGGACACACAGTCCCAATTAGCTGATGATATCGagaatttaaaaacacaatttaaaagaGACTATGGCTTTATTTCTCAGATGTTACAAGAGGAAAGATatag ATACGAAAGATTGGAAGACCAGCTAAATGACCTGACCGACCTTCATCAACATGAAACAGCAAACTTGAAACAAGAGCTAGCCAGCATAGAGGAGAAAGTGGCGTATCAGGCGTATGAGCGGTCACGAGATGTTCAG GAAGCCTTAGAATCATGCCAGACCCGGGTTTCAAAGCTGGAGCTTCATCAGCAAGAACAGCAAGCACAGCAGTCTGAAACAGTTAATGCCAAAGTGCTCCTGGGGAAATGTATAAATGTTATCCTGGCCTTCATGACTGTCATCTTAGTATGCGTTTCTACTATTGCAAAGTTCATTGCTCCTATGATGAAGAGCCGTTTTCATATCATCTGCACTTTTTTCGCAGTGACGCTGCTGGCAATATTTTGTAAGAACTGGGATCATATAATTTGTGCCATAGAAAGGATGATTATACCAAGATAA
- the TMCC3 gene encoding transmembrane and coiled-coil domain protein 3 isoform X1 has protein sequence MPGSDTALAVDRTYSDPERHRRRKTRVERHDMNTLSLPLNIRRGGSDTNLNFDVPDGVLEFHKVKLSADSLKQKILKVTEQIKVEQTARDGNVAEYLKLVNSADKQQAGRIKQVFEKKNQKSAHSIAQLQKKLEQYHKKLKDIEQNGSSKTTKDTSKDNLKDIQHGKPRISGHGTESSKSGVPGVSLTPPVFVFSKSREFANLIRNKFGSADNIAHLKNTLDEFRPETSSRTYGGSATIVAKPKYVSDDECSSGTSGSADSNGNTSFGHAVASTLDSQGKLSMILEELREIKDTQSQLADDIENLKTQFKRDYGFISQMLQEERYRYERLEDQLNDLTDLHQHETANLKQELASIEEKVAYQAYERSRDVQEALESCQTRVSKLELHQQEQQAQQSETVNAKVLLGKCINVILAFMTVILVCVSTIAKFIAPMMKSRFHIICTFFAVTLLAIFCKNWDHIICAIERMIIPR, from the exons GTGGAAAGACATGACATGAATACCCTGAGTTTACCACTTAACATTCGCCGTGGAGGCTCTGACACCAACCTGAACTTTGATGTACCAGATGGGGTCCTGGAATTTCACAAAGTCAAGCTCAGTGCAGATagcttgaaacagaaaatcctCAAGGTTACGGAACAAATCAAAGTTGAACAAACAGCTCGAGATGGGAATGTGGCTGAGTATTTGAAACTGGTAAACAGTGCAGACAAGCAACAGGCTGGGCGCATTAAACAAGTCTTTGAGAAAAAGAACCAGAAATCTGCCCACTCCATTGCCCAGCTGCAGAAGAAGTTGGAACAGTATCACAAAAAGCTCAAGGATATTGAACAAAATGGATCTTCCAAAACTACTAAGGATACATCCAAAGATAACCTGAAAGATATTCAGCATGGAAAGCCTCGTATCTCTGGACACGGAACAGAGAGCAGCAAGTCGGGTGTGCCAGGTGTATCTTTGACACCACctgtctttgttttcagcaaGTCTAGAGAGTTTGCAAACCTGATCCGAAACAAATTTGGTAGTGCAGACAACATTGCTCATCTCAAAAACACCTTGGATGAATTTcggccagaaacgagttctagAACGTATGGGGGAAGTGCCACCATTGTTGCCAAACCAAAATACGTTAGTGATGATGAATGCTCAAGCGGAACCTCTGGCTCAGCAGATAGTAATGGGAATACTTCCTTTGGTCATGCTGTGGCAAGTACCCTGGACAGTCAAGGAAAGCTTTCCATGATTTTGGAGGAACTAAGGGAAATCAAGGACACACAGTCCCAATTAGCTGATGATATCGagaatttaaaaacacaatttaaaagaGACTATGGCTTTATTTCTCAGATGTTACAAGAGGAAAGATatag ATACGAAAGATTGGAAGACCAGCTAAATGACCTGACCGACCTTCATCAACATGAAACAGCAAACTTGAAACAAGAGCTAGCCAGCATAGAGGAGAAAGTGGCGTATCAGGCGTATGAGCGGTCACGAGATGTTCAG GAAGCCTTAGAATCATGCCAGACCCGGGTTTCAAAGCTGGAGCTTCATCAGCAAGAACAGCAAGCACAGCAGTCTGAAACAGTTAATGCCAAAGTGCTCCTGGGGAAATGTATAAATGTTATCCTGGCCTTCATGACTGTCATCTTAGTATGCGTTTCTACTATTGCAAAGTTCATTGCTCCTATGATGAAGAGCCGTTTTCATATCATCTGCACTTTTTTCGCAGTGACGCTGCTGGCAATATTTTGTAAGAACTGGGATCATATAATTTGTGCCATAGAAAGGATGATTATACCAAGATAA